The sequence ACCTGTTCGATGGCATACCCAGGCCGGAATCTGCTGTGACTGAAATATGCGAAAACGGCATAAAGTATCTGGTGGATGTAGAGAACGGGCAGAAAACCGGCTTTTTCCTGGATCAGAAATATAACCGTGCCGCTGTGGCCCGAATTGCCAAGGGCAAACGTGTGCTGGACTGTTTTACCCATACCGGTTCCTTCGGCCTTAATGCAGCCCTGGGGGGAGCCGAGCATGTGACCTGTGTTGACATCTCACAGTCAGCCATAGACATGGCAAAAGCAAATGCCGTACGCAACGGTCTGGACGGAAAAATGGATTTTGTCTGTGAAGATGTTTTTGATTTGCTCACAAAACTGGCAGAACAAAAATGCCATGACTATGATTATATCATTCTTGACCCGCCGGCTTTTACCAAATCCCGCAAGACGGTGCAGTCTGCCGCCCGCGGATATAAAGAAATTAACCTCAAAGCCATGAAACTGCTGCCCCGCGGCGGATATCTGGCTACTTGCAGCTGCAGTCATTTCATGACGGATGACTTGTTCCGCAAAACACTGGCAAGCGCCGCAAAGGATGCTTCCGTATCCTTAAGGCAGATTGAAGCCCGTCAGCAGGCCCCGGACCATCCCATCCTGTGGAATGTTCCGGAGACGGACTATTTAAAGTTTTATATTTTTCAGGTTGTATAATTACAGAGTCAATTTATATTATAGA comes from Acetivibrio thermocellus ATCC 27405 and encodes:
- a CDS encoding class I SAM-dependent rRNA methyltransferase, producing the protein MKQQRQYPKIMISRKAERSVKDGHPWIYGEEILKTEGELQNGGLVDVFAGNAFMGTGFYNSVSKITVRLISRNANDVFDARFWRRRVEYAVRYRKTVIPGADFACCRLIHGEADHMPGLTVDRYGSLLSVQITCLGMELVKDTVYRALWDVLTEMDETITGIYERNDIALRTREGLPEYKGWYLFDGIPRPESAVTEICENGIKYLVDVENGQKTGFFLDQKYNRAAVARIAKGKRVLDCFTHTGSFGLNAALGGAEHVTCVDISQSAIDMAKANAVRNGLDGKMDFVCEDVFDLLTKLAEQKCHDYDYIILDPPAFTKSRKTVQSAARGYKEINLKAMKLLPRGGYLATCSCSHFMTDDLFRKTLASAAKDASVSLRQIEARQQAPDHPILWNVPETDYLKFYIFQVV